The Fusobacterium sp. IOR10 genome window below encodes:
- a CDS encoding iron ABC transporter permease, with amino-acid sequence MNGSNKKYENFVGIILLIFLVGYILIPTLKTINLSFLDENKLTFSNYKDFFFLKTNISFVLNTILLGLATVVTCGLIGTSLAFFIGYFKFPYKNIASKLLLTPVMVPGLIIVIAFIQLYGESGIITKSLEIIFNLDSIPFKFTGFWGILFVHAYTQYIYFFINVSVAIRHIDYSTVEAAKNLGAKNSKIFFSIILPVIKPALIGSSIMTFIGGIGSFSAPSLIGGKFRVLTTQILFAKSIIIWKLPLWKL; translated from the coding sequence ATGAATGGATCAAATAAGAAATATGAAAATTTTGTTGGAATTATCCTATTAATTTTTTTAGTGGGATATATTTTAATTCCAACCTTAAAAACAATAAACTTAAGCTTTTTAGATGAAAATAAATTGACATTTTCCAACTATAAAGATTTTTTCTTTTTAAAAACAAATATAAGTTTTGTTTTAAATACTATTTTACTTGGATTAGCTACTGTTGTTACATGCGGGCTTATAGGAACATCCCTTGCTTTTTTTATTGGATATTTTAAGTTTCCCTATAAAAATATAGCTAGTAAACTTTTGTTAACACCAGTTATGGTTCCAGGTTTAATAATAGTTATAGCATTTATACAACTTTATGGTGAAAGTGGAATTATAACTAAATCCCTTGAGATTATTTTTAATTTAGATAGTATCCCTTTTAAATTTACAGGTTTTTGGGGGATTTTATTTGTGCATGCTTATACCCAATATATATATTTTTTCATAAATGTGTCAGTGGCTATTCGTCATATAGATTATTCCACTGTGGAAGCTGCTAAAAATTTAGGAGCTAAGAATTCTAAGATATTTTTTTCCATTATTTTACCAGTTATTAAACCAGCATTAATTGGATCTAGTATAATGACATTTATAGGGGGAATTGGTTCTTTTTCTGCTCCAAGTTTAATTGGTGGAAAATTTCGTGTTTTAACAACTCAAATATTATTTGCTAAATCAATAATCATATGGAAATTGCCTCTGTGGAAGTTGTAA